A single Acidimicrobiia bacterium DNA region contains:
- a CDS encoding L,D-transpeptidase family protein gives LHIDPGPVDGVYDQSTAYAVDAVEKIYGLPRDGDIGNAVQYDLTWFKWPKPLTTNADPNRVEVSLDNQYLVLYQNNWIKQIVTVSTGGGYAFCGGDSGCQYAVTPPGKFAFTHYINGWRTSKLGHLYKPFYFNGGIAIHGYPEVPNHAASHGCVRIPMKVADYFHNYLHTGMAVYVVGTPSHALGVRPPTPATTTTTAPAVTTTTKPPATKPTPTTVKP, from the coding sequence AGTTGCACATCGACCCGGGTCCGGTCGACGGCGTGTACGACCAGTCGACCGCGTACGCGGTCGATGCGGTGGAGAAGATCTACGGCCTCCCGCGCGACGGCGACATCGGCAACGCGGTGCAGTACGACCTCACGTGGTTCAAGTGGCCGAAGCCGCTCACCACGAACGCGGATCCGAACCGCGTCGAGGTGTCGCTCGACAACCAGTACCTCGTGCTCTACCAGAACAACTGGATCAAGCAGATCGTCACCGTCTCGACCGGCGGGGGCTACGCGTTCTGCGGTGGCGACTCGGGTTGCCAGTACGCGGTGACGCCGCCGGGCAAGTTCGCGTTCACGCACTACATCAACGGTTGGCGCACCAGCAAGCTTGGTCACCTCTACAAACCCTTCTATTTCAACGGTGGAATCGCGATCCACGGTTACCCCGAGGTGCCGAACCACGCGGCGTCGCACGGGTGCGTGCGCATCCCGATGAAGGTCGCCGACTACTTCCACAACTACCTGCACACGGGCATGGCGGTCTACGTCGTCGGAACACCGTCGCACGCGCTCGGCGTACGCCCGCCGACGCCGGCCACGACCACCACCACCGCACCCGCGGTCACCACGACGACGAAGCCGCCGGCCACCAAGCCGACGCCCACGACCGTCAAGCCGTAG
- a CDS encoding MBL fold metallo-hydrolase codes for MTDVAPKQALEGARPHKSEQDAASDEIVEVAPGVLRMQLPIWMPGLGHVNMYGLVDDKGLAVVDPGLPGPQSWKALKQRLSAAGFRMRDVHTVIVTHSHPDHFGGAGRLAKQAGAPIVTHHAFSTWTVKGPTAQRALSEGEARRLEHEAAMVAQSVDVNPDEIPTVADEAAAGVIPDDTSETETTSKPWGTPTPWGTTNPGPPFKRRVMIRALRMLFTPPEPTQRVHHGEHLRLADREWQVLHTPGHTVDHLCLFDPETGTLLAGDHVLPTITPHVSGVSRGDSLRSYLATLDLVGQLDGVKLGLPAHGVPFDDVPGRVDAIKRHHEERMEMLREASLAIGAATVVDLSHEVFPKKHWGTMAESETFAHLEHLAHAGQAEAWSEDGRLYYRVAPRS; via the coding sequence GTGACCGACGTCGCGCCGAAGCAGGCATTGGAGGGGGCTCGACCCCACAAGTCCGAGCAGGACGCGGCGTCGGACGAGATCGTCGAGGTCGCGCCGGGCGTGCTGCGCATGCAGCTGCCGATCTGGATGCCGGGCCTCGGCCACGTGAACATGTACGGCCTCGTCGACGACAAGGGCCTCGCGGTCGTCGACCCGGGCCTTCCCGGTCCGCAGTCGTGGAAGGCGCTCAAGCAACGCCTGTCGGCCGCGGGCTTTCGCATGCGCGACGTGCACACCGTGATCGTCACGCACTCGCACCCCGATCACTTCGGCGGCGCGGGCCGGCTCGCGAAGCAGGCCGGCGCACCGATCGTCACGCACCACGCGTTCTCGACGTGGACGGTGAAGGGCCCGACCGCGCAGCGGGCCCTGAGCGAGGGCGAAGCCCGCCGGCTCGAGCACGAAGCCGCAATGGTCGCGCAGTCGGTCGACGTGAATCCCGACGAGATCCCGACCGTCGCCGACGAGGCCGCAGCCGGCGTCATCCCCGACGACACGTCGGAGACCGAGACCACGTCGAAGCCGTGGGGCACGCCGACGCCGTGGGGAACCACCAACCCGGGGCCGCCGTTCAAACGCCGGGTGATGATCCGCGCCCTGCGCATGCTGTTCACGCCGCCGGAGCCGACCCAGCGCGTGCACCACGGTGAGCACCTGCGGCTCGCCGACCGCGAGTGGCAGGTGCTGCACACGCCCGGCCACACCGTCGACCACCTCTGCCTGTTCGACCCCGAGACCGGCACGCTGCTCGCAGGCGACCACGTGTTGCCGACGATCACGCCGCACGTGTCGGGTGTAAGCCGCGGCGATTCGCTGCGCTCGTACCTCGCCACGCTCGACCTCGTCGGTCAGCTCGACGGGGTGAAGCTCGGGCTCCCCGCGCACGGCGTGCCCTTCGACGACGTCCCCGGACGCGTCGACGCGATCAAGCGCCATCACGAAGAGCGGATGGAGATGCTGCGCGAGGCGTCACTCGCGATCGGCGCCGCGACCGTCGTCGATCTCTCGCACGAGGTCTTCCCCAAGAAGCACTGGGGCACGATGGCCGAGAGCGAGACCTTCGCCCACCTCGAGCACCTCGCGCACGCGGGCCAGGCCGAAGCGTGGAGCGAAGACGGCCGGCTCTACTACCGCGTCGCGCCCCGCAGTTAG
- a CDS encoding NUDIX hydrolase N-terminal domain-containing protein — protein MADDVAYSASASDLLRWSEALSGIARTGLGFTQSLYERERFDEVLHIAADIRHAAIEEAEGDVLYDEWLTTVGNGVPGYVTPKTAVAAIVGNENGELLLTQRADSGIWLYPVGWADVGYSPSEIAVKEVYEETGIEVEPVSLIAVLDGLRLGFARVPMYSMVFHCRMIGGELNGHPLETRQVGFYARDRLPQPLAGAHRWAELAFAAIDGETRPCSFDAPRTPPWRA, from the coding sequence ATGGCTGACGACGTTGCGTACTCCGCTTCGGCATCGGATCTCTTGCGCTGGTCCGAGGCGCTCTCGGGCATCGCGCGCACGGGACTCGGCTTCACGCAGAGCCTGTACGAGCGCGAGCGCTTCGACGAGGTGTTGCACATCGCGGCCGACATTCGTCACGCGGCGATCGAAGAAGCCGAAGGCGACGTGCTCTACGACGAGTGGCTCACGACGGTCGGCAACGGCGTGCCCGGCTACGTCACTCCGAAGACCGCGGTCGCGGCGATCGTCGGCAACGAGAACGGTGAGCTGTTGCTGACACAGCGCGCCGACTCCGGCATCTGGCTGTATCCCGTCGGGTGGGCCGACGTCGGCTATTCACCGTCGGAGATCGCGGTGAAAGAGGTGTACGAGGAGACCGGTATCGAGGTCGAGCCGGTCTCGCTGATCGCGGTGCTCGACGGGTTGCGCCTCGGCTTCGCGCGCGTGCCGATGTACTCGATGGTCTTCCACTGCCGGATGATCGGTGGCGAGCTCAACGGTCACCCGCTCGAGACGCGCCAGGTCGGCTTCTACGCGCGCGACCGCCTGCCGCAGCCGCTCGCGGGCGCGCACCGCTGGGCCGAGCTCGCGTTCGCCGCGATCGACGGCGAGACGCGTCCGTGCAGCTTCGACGCGCCGCGCACGCCGCCGTGGAGGGCGTGA